The following are encoded in a window of Impatiens glandulifera chromosome 5, dImpGla2.1, whole genome shotgun sequence genomic DNA:
- the LOC124940638 gene encoding putative ribosomal large subunit pseudouridine synthase SVR1, chloroplastic, with product MAAAAAVSAALSTLHHFSLSNLTRTRCHFRTLNLSFSISASSSSSSTSPRTEFNITFAPDKPKPNPSTLTNETSDENDLRGQMFIPWITRDENGNLSMQTSPPAHLLHALAHAKTQSTKKKKKPETSKKQAASIEPKHSKAARRFYNENFRDPPQRLSKVLAAAGVASRRSSEELVFEGKVTVNGSVCNTPQTKVDPARDMIYVNGNRLPKKLPPKVYLALNKPKGYICSAGEKETKSALSLFDDYLKTWDKRNPGQPKPRLFTVGRLDVATSGLIIVTNDGEFAQNISHPSANLSKEYIATIEGTVNKRHLVTISEGTMIDGVQCTPDAVELLPQQPELKRPRIRVVVHEGRNHEVRELVKNAGLEIYSLKRIRIGGFRLPADLSLGKYIELKQSNLNALGWKRDK from the exons ATGGCGGCAGCTGCTGCGGTTTCCGCTGCACTCTCCACTCTCCACCATTTTAGTCTGTCCAATCTCACACGTACCCGCTGTCACTTCCGTACACTTAACCTTTCTTTCTCCATCTCCgcctcctcttcctcctcctccacctctCCTCGTACTGAATTCAACATCACCTTCGCTCCAGacaaacccaaacccaatccTTCTACCTTAACAAACGAGACATCCGATGAGAACGACCTCCGCGGTCAGATGTTCATCCCATGGATCACTCGCGACGAGAACGGCAATCTTAGTATGCAGACCAGTCCTCCGGCTCATCTTCTCCATGCCTTGGCACATGCCAAGACTCAATCtactaagaagaagaagaaacccgAAACCTCAAAGAAACAAGCTGCATCGATAGAGCCAAAACATTCAAAAGCTGCACGGCgattttataatgaaaatttcAGAGATCCACCTCAAAGACTCAGTAAAGTTCTCGCTGCTGCTGGAG TGGCATCAAGGAGGAGCAGTGAAGAACTTGTTTTTGAAGGCAAGGTTACTGTTAACGGGTCTGTCTGCAATACACCCCAG ACCAAAGTTGATCCAGCAAGGGATATGATTTATGTTAATGGAAACCGTCTCCCAAAGAAGCTGCCTCCGAAAGTCTATCTTGCTTTAAACAAGCCTAAAGG GTATATATGCTCTGCAGGGGAAAAGGAAACTAAATCTGCTCTATCCTTGTTTGATGATTACTTGAAGACTTGG GACAAGAGAAATCCTGGGCAACCTAAACCAAGACTTTTCACTGTTGGACGGCTTGATGTTGCCACAAGTGGATTGATCATAGTGACAAATGATG GTGAATTTGCTCAAAATATTTCACATCCTTCGGCTAACTTATCCAAGGA GTATATTGCAACCATAGAGGGTACAGTCAATAAGCGACATCTAGTTACGATATCTGAGGGAACCATGATTGATGGTGTTCAGTGCACACCAGATGCCGTGGAGCTACTGCCTCAACAACCAGAATTAAAAAGACCTCGTATACGTGTTGTG GTTCATGAAGGAAGGAACCATGAAGTGCGTGAACTTGTAAAGAATGCTGGTCTTGAG ATTTATTCGCTAAAGAGAATACGAATAGGCGGTTTCAGGCTTCCAGCTGATTTATC GCTTGGGAAGTATATAGAACTAAAACAATCCAATTTGAATGCTCTTGGCtggaaaagagataaataa
- the LOC124940636 gene encoding NAC domain containing protein 50-like — MGHDLGLGQNLPAPRPPTSLAPGFRFHPTDEELVQYYLKRKACAKPFRFEAVTEIDVYKSEPWELQVHSRVKNRDLEWYFFSPVDRKYGNGSRLNRATGKGYWKATGKDRCVRHKGETIGMKKTLVFHSGRAPDGKRTNWVMHEYRLADEDVEKPGLVQDAFVVCRIFQKSGLGPPNGDRYAPFIEEEWDDEGLTLFVPGGDEMGNGDHPVEEEQDENEANDETNEYEHSIGNVKARPLLAELLPNERTRNIPFDCKRERREEQHEEEEDDDPEPISLGGGGRRSKRAKNDDPNLNGSEEDSNIVHDLCISTRTNNAKTMPSSGFLELPLLFGGGGGGSNNNNIGRKENNNNEEAVVVPFHHASNLEKCVPPGYLKFISNLENEILNVSMERETLKIEVMRAQAMINVLQSRIDHLSMENQDLIRRFGR, encoded by the exons ATGGGCCACGATCTGGGTCTTGGCCAAAATCTCCCAGCGCCGCGTCCACCGACGTCTCTAGCACCTGGGTTTCGTTTCCATCCTACAGATGAAGAACTTGTTCAGTATTACCTTAAGCGTAAGGCATGCGCTAAACCATTCAGGTTCGAGGCCGTGACAGAAATCGATGTTTACAAATCTGAGCCATGGGAGCTTCAAG TTCATTCAAGGGTAAAGAATCGAGACCTAGAGTGGTATTTCTTCAGTCCTGTAGACAGGAAATATGGAAACGGATCTCGGTTGAATCGCGCAACTGGTAAAGGGTATTGGAAAGCAACGGGAAAAGATAGATGTGTTCGTCATAAAGGTGAAACGATTGGGATGAAGAAAACACTGGTTTTCCATAGTGGAAGAGCACCCGATGGAAAACGGACCAATTGGGTTATGCACGAGTACAGATTAGCAGATGAAGATGTGGAGAAACCTGGGCTAGTACAG GATGCATTTGTAGTGTGTAGAATCTTCCAGAAGAGTGGTTTAGGACCTCCTAATGGGGATCGTTATGCTCCCTTCATTGAAGAGGAATGGGATGATGAAGGCTTGACCTTGTTTGTTCCCGGAGGAGATGAAATGGGTAATGGAGATCATCCTGTTGAagaagaacaagatgaaaatgaaGCGAATGATGAAACGAATGAGTATGAACATTCAATTGGGAATGTGAAGGCTCGTCCTCTTCTAGCTGAGTTGTTACCAAATGAGCGTACGAGAAATATACCCTTTGATTGCAAGAGGGAAAGAAGAGAAGAAcaacatgaagaagaagaagatgatgatccAGAACCAATTTCCTTGGGTGGGGGTGGAAGAAGGAGCAAAAGAGCGAAGAATGACGATCCAAACTTGAATGGTTCAGAAGAAGATTCGAATATCGTCCATGATCTTTGCATATCGACTAGGACTAATAATGCTAAAACGATGCCTTCTTCTGGATTTTTGGAGTTGCCATTGTTatttggaggaggaggaggaggatccaataataataatattgggagaaaagagaataataataatgaagagGCAGTTGTGGTTCCTTTTCATCATGCATCTAATCTAGAGAAATGTGTTCCACCAGGGTATCTGAAATTCATCAGTAATCTGGAGAATGAGATCCTGAATGTTTCAATGGAAAGGGAGACTTTGAAGATCGAAGTGATGAGGGCACAAGCTATGATCAACGTTCTTCAATCGCGAATTGACCATCTCAGCATGGAAAACCAAGACCTGATCAGAAGGTTCGGTCGCTGA
- the LOC124939644 gene encoding glycine-rich cell wall structural protein-like, translating into MGDDNVLNHVSEEIHTKELSRKLEELYTRKTGNNKLFMRCLARREKGGSGFSVLGEVGTGSEGDPGFANPGLVGTGSEVDPVFGNPGLVGTGSEGEGRPGFVSPGVGTGIEGGSGFSVPGENGSGSEGKGVSAFGCPGPIGTGNVGRFGFSVPGKVGSGREGDSVSGIPGKVGSGSKGDSGFGKVGSGTGGSGFGSPELGLSVSGKVGSGCEGGSGFGRC; encoded by the exons ATGGGTGATGATAATGTTCTCAACCATGTTAGTGAAGAGATACACACAAAAGAGCTATCGAGAAAACTTGAAGAGTTATATACTCGGAAAACTGGTAACAACAAATTGTTTATGA GGTGTCTGGCAAGAAGGGAGAAAGGAGGTTCAGGTTTTTCTGTTCTGGGAGAGGTTGGGACCGGTAGTGAGGGTGATCCGGGATTTGCAAATCCTGGGTTGGTTGGGACCGGAAGTGAGGTTGATCCGGTATTTGGAAATCCTGGGTTGGTTGGGACCGGTAGTGAGGGTGAGGGTCGTCCCGGATTTGTTAGTCCCGGAGTTGGGACGGGCATTGAGGGAGGATCGGGATTTTCTGTACCCGGAGAGAATGGGTCGGGTAGTGAGG GCAAGGGTGTCTCGGCCTTTGGTTGTCCCGGACCGATTGGGACTGGCAATGTGGGAAGATTCGGGTTTTCTGTTCCTGGTAAAGTTGGGTCTGGTAGAGAGGGTGACTCCGTATCTGGTATTCCTGGTAAAGTTGGGTCGGGTAGTAAGGGTGACTCGGGATTTGGTAAGGTTGGGTCGGGTACAGGTGGCTCGGGATTTGGTAGTCCTGAATTAGGGTTATCCGTTTCCGGTAAAGTTGGGTCTGGTTGTGAGGGTGGCTCGGGATTTGGTAGGTGTTGA
- the LOC124938264 gene encoding ras-related protein RABF1: MGCSSSLPDRSAGRSAGLNTENGGGHDPKNLRVKLVLLGDSGVGKSCIVLRFVRGQFDPTSKVTVGASFLSQTIALQDSTTVKFEIWDTAGQERYAALAPLYYRGAGIAVIAYDITSAESFTKAQYWVKELQKHGSPDIVMALVGNKADLQDKRKVPIQDGIDYAEKNGMFFIETSAKTADNINQLFEEIGKRLPRSPPSSNT, encoded by the exons ATGGGCTGTTCCTCCTCTCTTCCAG ATAGGTCTGCGGGTAGATCAGCTGGACTGAATACGGAAAATGGCGGAGGGCATGACCCGAAAAACCTTAGGGTGAAG CTTGTACTATTAGGAGATTCAGGTGTTGGGAAAAGCTGCATTGTTCTTCGTTTTGTTCGTGGTCAATTTGATCCAACTTCAAAG GTGACCGTTGGGGCTTCATTCCTCTCTCAAACGATTGCCTTGCAAGATTCTACCACggttaaatttgaaatatgggATACAGCCGGGCAAGAGAG GTATGCTGCATTAGCGCCACTGTATTACAGAGGTGCTGGAATTGCGGTTATCGCCTATGACATAACTAGTGCTGAATCATTTACCAAGGCACAATACTGGGTCAAG GAACTGCAGAAACATGGGAGCCCTGACATTGTTATGGCTTTGGTTGGAAATAAGGCTGATCTCCAAGATAAAAGAAAAGTTCCTATCCAA GATGGCATTGATTATGCTGAAAAGAATGGTATGTTCTTCATAGAGACATCTGCAAAAACTGCTGATAATATTAACCAGCTGTTTGAG GAAATTGGTAAAAGGCTGCCTCGGTCGCCCCCATCAAGCAACacataa